In Lineus longissimus chromosome 9, tnLinLong1.2, whole genome shotgun sequence, one genomic interval encodes:
- the LOC135493687 gene encoding TBC1 domain family member 19-like: MNSTEEGLSLMITELIEDLQKSVIYSQLQKAARFEVSKPGLRLVDLKKGVQQALISSGWERKLRNEVYRFMQKAVQPPHPAVPLECSKEPLAFLRKAQLNWEKRILKSLNSMCTELNTPLAKKRSEKDQKELAARWTEIGADLPDLSSFRPVYAPKDFLEVLASVKNTNCVSGDGTVGFQNMWGIIQVNLKIKDIHGLRLRYNEMSINQCQTGVDDSQDIPLELFEQERTKLAKKVLAVSHSPLTQEFAKKGCPIGQRAELWCQMLGVTMDDIDRLYYEQLKQYVLQHELLIDTLIHKDVKLTATNDDQYFVFEDYLYQILLPFARDTAVLEHFKSSSANPPKAFIRGKLGDEEFAVNYPPNGIIPFHGFAMYVTPMCYIYNDPVKLYFIFREMYLRYFCKLHTISSHPEGIMSLCRLFEDLLQTHEPQLFQHLKSCGIQPLKVAFKWMFRAFSGYLASDQVLLLWDRILAYGSLEILAVLAFAIFSFRKTNLMQVEAYSASEAVLADLTTLKVIPLIQLSLFTI, translated from the exons ATGAATTCGACAGAAGAAGGACTTTCGTTAATGATAACAGAATTGATCGAGGATCTGCAGAAGTCAGTCATCTATTCTCAGTTGCAGAAAGCTGCTAGG TTTGAAGTCAGCAAACCAGGATTGCGACTTGTTGATTTGAAAAAAGGTGTCCAACAAGCGCTGATAAGTTCAG GATGGGAGAGGAAGTTAAGGAATGAAGTGTATCGCTTCATGCAGAAAGCTGTTCAGCCACCACACCCAGCTGTCCCTTTGGAATGTTCAAAGGAGCCGCTTGCATTTCTCAGAAAGGCTCAG ttaaattgGGAGAAGCGAATTCTGAAGAGTCTGAACTCCATGTGTACGGAACTGAACACACCGCTGGCGAAAAAG AGGTCAGAAAAGGACCAGAAAGAACTCGCTGCCAGATGGACGGAAATTGGAGCTGATTTACCTG ATCTGTCTTCCTTCCGACCTGTTTATGCTCCGAAAGATTTCCTGGAAGTCTTGGCGAGCGTGAAGAACACAAACTGTGTCAGTGGTGATGGAACAGTGGG TTTTCAGAACATGTGGGGTATCATTCAAGTGAATTTAAAAATCAAAGATATACATGGACTG cgtctTCGTTACAACGAGATGTCAATCAATCAGTGTCAGACAGGCGTTGACGACAGTCAAGATATTCCACTGGAACTGTTTGAACAAGAGAGGACGAAGCTGGCCAAGAAAG TGCTGGCTGTCAGTCACAGTCCTCTCACTCAAGAGTTTGCCAAGAAAGGTTGTCCTATCGGTCAGAGGGCAGAACTGTGGTGTCAAATGTTAGGAGTCACTATGGATGACATC GACCGCCTATACTATGAACAGTTAAAACAATATGTGTTACAACACGAGCTCCTCATCGATACACTCATCCATAAGGACGTCAAACTGACTGCCACGAATGACGACCAGTACTTTGTCTTCGAGGATTATCTCTATCAG ATTCTCCTGCCATTTGCTCGAGACACTGCTGTCCTGGAACATTTCAAATCTAGTAGTGCAAATCCACCAAAGGCCTTTATTCGAGGGAAATTGGGAGATGAAGAATTTGCCGTGAATTACCCTCCGAATGGCATTATACCATTTCATGGATTTGCCATGTACG TGACGCCAATGTGTTACATCTACAACGACCCGGTCAAACTCTACTTCATCTTTAGGGAGATGTATCTGAGATATTTTTGTAAACTCCATACGATCTCGTCACATCCAGAG GGAATCATGTCATTGTGTCGACTGTTTGAAGACCTGCTGCAGACCCATGAACCCCAGCTCTTCCAGCATCTCAAGTCGTGTGGCATACAGCC ACTGAAGGTCGCTTTCAAATGGATGTTTCGAGCATTCTCCGGTTACCTCGCCAGCGACCAAGTCCTCCTTCTGTGGGATAGAATCCTTGCCTATGGTTCGTTAGAAATATTGGCTG TCCTAGCCTTTGCAATCTTTTCATTCCGTAAGACGAATCTGATGCAGGTTGAGGCCTACTCTGCGTCTGAG gcTGTTCTTGCTGACCTTACCACGCTAAAAGTGATTCCACTCATTCAGCTGAGTTTGTTCACAATATGA
- the LOC135493688 gene encoding gem-associated protein 8-like isoform X1, with the protein MITRRFSGHDLVHPVTQQKVASVQPKVAATRKRDPSLTGDCTTLNLMPAVTKPETRRSRGYATVSPRPHGTPWPPDLSDQNWSEQPCFSRYWQHYHSVMSWSRLQRCYHQQANDFYHRSHRVLAQSQQPTSMFHHQENFRSDQFDPPRQQFRGCQYEYEDEDSGDTDDCDDIDTDSEEDSEDFEMEITNEMLEFFTKSHQHRLERDAARASSDDNGDKKEQTRIDLATASVQKTKSDVTTKAPNERPGVRRTAEMKKLYGKSAAMIHGMETALQMTFDRNCDILQPTLWPIMPFNIQFGQKD; encoded by the exons atgatcactcgtcgtttcagcgggcatgacttggtacatccagtgacccagcaaaaagtagcctcgGTACAGCCAAAAGTAGCAGCAACTCGCAAAAGGGATCCTTCTCTGACTGGTGACTGCACCACTTTGAACTTG ATGCCGGCTGTAACAAAACCAGAAACCAGACGTAGCAGAGGTTATGCCACAGTGTCTCCCAGGCCACATGGCACACCCTGGCCTCCAGACTTGTCGGATCAAAACTGGTCAGAGCAGCCGTGCTTCAGTCGCTACTGGCAACACTATCACTCTGTCATGTCGTGGAGCAGGCTACAGAGATGCTACCATCAGCAGGCCAATGATTTCTACCACAGGTCGCATAGAGTACTTGCCCAGAGTCAACAACCGACATCGATGTTCCATCATCAGGAAAACTTCCGGTCTGATCAGTTTGATCCCCCACGACAGCAGTTCAGGGGATGCCAATACGAATATGAAGACGAAGACAGTGGTGATACTGATGACTGTGATGACATTGACACAGATTCGGAGGAAGATTCGGAGGACTTTGAAATGGAAATTACAAATGAGATGCTGGAGTTCTTCACCAAGTCACATCAGCATAGACTGGAAAGAG ATGCAGCACGCGCCTCCTCTGATGACAATGGCGACAAGAAAGAACAAACACGAATAGATTTGGCTACAG CATCTGTCCAGAAAACGAAGTCAGACGTCACAACCAAGGCTCCCAATGAACGGCCCGGAGTACGACGAACAGCGGAGATGAAAAAACTTTACGGCAAGAGTGCTGCAATGATTCATGGGATGGAAACAGCTCTTCAGATGACGTTTGATCGAAATTGTGACATTCTCCAGCCAACTCTTTGGCCGATTATGCCATTCAATATTCAATTTGGACAAAAGGATTGA
- the LOC135493688 gene encoding gem-associated protein 8-like isoform X2 has translation MPAVTKPETRRSRGYATVSPRPHGTPWPPDLSDQNWSEQPCFSRYWQHYHSVMSWSRLQRCYHQQANDFYHRSHRVLAQSQQPTSMFHHQENFRSDQFDPPRQQFRGCQYEYEDEDSGDTDDCDDIDTDSEEDSEDFEMEITNEMLEFFTKSHQHRLERDAARASSDDNGDKKEQTRIDLATASVQKTKSDVTTKAPNERPGVRRTAEMKKLYGKSAAMIHGMETALQMTFDRNCDILQPTLWPIMPFNIQFGQKD, from the exons ATGCCGGCTGTAACAAAACCAGAAACCAGACGTAGCAGAGGTTATGCCACAGTGTCTCCCAGGCCACATGGCACACCCTGGCCTCCAGACTTGTCGGATCAAAACTGGTCAGAGCAGCCGTGCTTCAGTCGCTACTGGCAACACTATCACTCTGTCATGTCGTGGAGCAGGCTACAGAGATGCTACCATCAGCAGGCCAATGATTTCTACCACAGGTCGCATAGAGTACTTGCCCAGAGTCAACAACCGACATCGATGTTCCATCATCAGGAAAACTTCCGGTCTGATCAGTTTGATCCCCCACGACAGCAGTTCAGGGGATGCCAATACGAATATGAAGACGAAGACAGTGGTGATACTGATGACTGTGATGACATTGACACAGATTCGGAGGAAGATTCGGAGGACTTTGAAATGGAAATTACAAATGAGATGCTGGAGTTCTTCACCAAGTCACATCAGCATAGACTGGAAAGAG ATGCAGCACGCGCCTCCTCTGATGACAATGGCGACAAGAAAGAACAAACACGAATAGATTTGGCTACAG CATCTGTCCAGAAAACGAAGTCAGACGTCACAACCAAGGCTCCCAATGAACGGCCCGGAGTACGACGAACAGCGGAGATGAAAAAACTTTACGGCAAGAGTGCTGCAATGATTCATGGGATGGAAACAGCTCTTCAGATGACGTTTGATCGAAATTGTGACATTCTCCAGCCAACTCTTTGGCCGATTATGCCATTCAATATTCAATTTGGACAAAAGGATTGA